One stretch of Daphnia pulicaria isolate SC F1-1A chromosome 8, SC_F0-13Bv2, whole genome shotgun sequence DNA includes these proteins:
- the LOC124311251 gene encoding techylectin-5B-like codes for MPAKWISTLVLIGFFAMINGVLSVDSHDKGSVRSSLNEGLSMAEVRTAINRAMFGKDSRMPTPRDILSANVSGTTLKNPILDFTESFNVGKSCYDILVTQNASQSGLYLVHPPNIVQGPWKVYCDQESEGGGWTVFQVRDDVEPHENFMRNWEDYKLGFGDFDREFWLGNILLWALTNSNDNKKYELAVNLEDWSGNKRFARYKGFRIGPESDKYRLYFTKMFLGNAGDSLFSHNGLAFSTFDVDNDNREGEDFAERSCARLYKGGWWYGNCHDSNLNGWYLGGPHRSFADGINWYTWSGYNYSLRRTMMRFRPVSDNYTSNGPSIGLSVPNSYSPIKPDSYLPMRGFRNIEDSSAELKDQVEPEPGLNQPKSNV; via the exons ATGCCGGCCAAGTGGATTTCGACTTTGGTGTTGATTGGATTCTTCGCTATGATCAATGGAGTCCTCTCCGTCGATTCTCAT GATAAGGGAAGTGTTAGATCATCTTTAAACGAAGGTTTGTCCATGGCGGAAGTACGTACGGCTATCAACAGAGCCATGTTCGGCAAGGATTCTAGAATGCCTACACCTCGAGATATTTTGTCTGCCAATGTATCCGGAACTACCCTGAAGAACCCAATTTTGGATTTCACAG AGTCCTTTAACGTCGGCAAGAGCTGTTACGATATCCTCGTCACGCAGAACGCGTCTCAAAGTGGTCTGTACCTCGTTCATCCTCCTAACATAGTTCAAGGCCCGTGGAAAGTCTACTGTGACCAGGAATCGGAAGGTGGTGGTTGGACG GTATTTCAAGTAAGAGATGACGTAGAACCGCATGAAAATTTTATGCGCAATTGGGAGGACTACAAATTGGGTTTCGGAGACTTTGATCGCGAATTCTGGTTAG GTAACATTCTTTTATGGGCGCTGACCAATAGCAACGACAATAAAAAATACGAACTAGCCGTCAACCTCGAAGACTGGAGCGGCAATAAACGTTTTGCCCGTTACAAGGGATTCCGAATTGGTCCGGAAAGCGATAAATATCGTCTTTATTTCACCAAAATGTTCCTGGGAAATGCTGGAGATTCGCTCTTTAGCCACAACGGTCTCGCCTTTTCCACTTTTGACGTAGACAATGATAACCGTGAAGGCGAAGACTTTGCTGAGCGAAGCTGCGCTCGACTCTACAAG GGAGGCTGGTGGTATGGAAACTGTCACGACTCCAATCTGAATGGATGGTATTTGGGTGGACCGCATCGTAGTTTCGCTGATGGAATCAATTGGTACACCTGGAGTGGCTACAATTATTCGTTGCGCCGCACCATGATGAGATTCAGACCAGTGAGCGACAATTACACATCTAACGGCCCCTCAATAGGACTATCCGTTCCCAACAGTTATTCACCAATCAAGCCTGACAGCTACTTACCCATGAGGGGTTTTCGCAACATTGAGGACAGTTCAGCTGAGCTGAAGGACCAGGTGGAGCCTGAACCTGGTTTAAATCAACCTAAAAGCAACGTCTAA